The Hyphomonadaceae bacterium ML37 genome includes a region encoding these proteins:
- a CDS encoding ATP-binding protein, translating into MAEERANRTSRKTADRPRRRDIALTASLAVLVMAVLTVAGELQPGVFLAGSLALACLAAVYYLTALTAAEPSPSPASAADIRPVEADACEAMLERLPIPVLLIGPGGRIERANPAARAFLGLGAERGLLSTALRQPRVLEAVSAALRGERGAAVEYATLAPLESHVRAFVEPLRLDAPGPMPFRAMLVLADDTSSKRAERMRADFLANASHELRTPLASLSGFLETLQGPARDDEEARDRFLTIMMEQTVRMRRLIDDLLSLSRVEMNEHVTPTGVVELNALVSDVAEVLRLAADRREITLDVTLAEAATPVRGDHDQIYEVVENLVENAIKYSPDGATVTVWVEASRTRDGAEHLPERIDPQSGRLTLSAPPLDPDARFAVVRVRDAGPGIERRYLPRLSERFFRVDGQKSGPASGTGLGLAIVKHIVSRHRGGFTVESAPGAGTVFSVFLALAPAKKAVESSEAAAPDPETAEAGENRADAVTKV; encoded by the coding sequence ATGGCTGAAGAGCGCGCGAATCGCACCTCCCGCAAGACCGCGGACCGCCCGCGCCGGCGCGACATCGCGCTGACGGCGTCGCTGGCCGTGCTGGTGATGGCGGTGCTGACCGTGGCGGGCGAGCTGCAGCCGGGCGTGTTCCTGGCCGGATCGCTGGCATTGGCATGCCTGGCGGCGGTGTATTACCTGACCGCGCTGACCGCCGCCGAGCCGAGCCCCAGCCCGGCCTCCGCTGCAGATATCCGGCCTGTGGAGGCGGACGCCTGCGAGGCGATGCTGGAGCGCCTGCCGATTCCGGTGCTGTTGATCGGGCCGGGGGGGCGCATCGAGCGCGCCAATCCGGCGGCGCGGGCGTTTCTGGGCCTGGGCGCCGAACGCGGCCTGTTGTCCACCGCCCTGCGCCAGCCGCGTGTGCTGGAGGCGGTGAGCGCCGCCCTGCGCGGGGAGCGCGGCGCGGCGGTGGAATACGCCACGCTGGCGCCGCTGGAGAGCCATGTGCGCGCTTTTGTCGAGCCGCTGCGCCTCGACGCGCCGGGGCCCATGCCGTTCCGCGCCATGCTGGTGTTGGCCGATGACACCTCGTCCAAGCGCGCCGAGCGCATGCGGGCCGACTTCCTGGCCAACGCCAGTCATGAGCTGCGCACGCCGCTGGCCTCGCTGTCAGGCTTTCTGGAGACCCTGCAAGGCCCGGCGCGTGATGATGAGGAGGCGCGCGACCGCTTTCTGACCATCATGATGGAGCAGACCGTGCGCATGCGCCGGCTGATCGACGACCTGTTGTCGCTGAGCCGCGTGGAGATGAACGAACACGTCACGCCCACGGGCGTGGTGGAGCTGAATGCGCTGGTGAGCGATGTCGCCGAAGTGCTGCGCCTGGCCGCCGACCGGCGCGAGATCACGCTGGATGTGACGCTGGCGGAGGCCGCGACACCGGTGCGCGGCGACCATGACCAGATTTACGAGGTGGTCGAGAATCTGGTGGAGAACGCCATCAAGTACTCGCCCGACGGCGCGACGGTGACGGTGTGGGTGGAGGCGTCGCGCACCCGCGACGGCGCCGAGCACCTGCCCGAGCGCATTGATCCCCAGTCCGGGCGCCTGACGCTCAGCGCCCCGCCGCTGGATCCCGATGCCCGCTTCGCCGTGGTGCGCGTGCGGGATGCGGGGCCCGGCATTGAGCGGCGCTATCTGCCGCGCCTGTCGGAACGCTTTTTCCGCGTGGACGGCCAGAAGAGCGGGCCAGCCTCCGGGACCGGTCTGGGCCTGGCCATCGTCAAGCATATCGTCAGCCGTCATAGGGGCGGGTTCACTGTGGAGAGCGCGCCGGGCGCCGGGACGGTCTTTTCCGTGTTTCTCGCCCTGGCGCCGGCGAAAAAAGCCGTCGAAAGCAGCGAAGCCGCCGCGCCGGACCCCGAGACCGCTGAAGCCGGGGAAAACAGGGCTGACGCTGTCACAAAAGTGTAG
- the phoU gene encoding phosphate signaling complex protein PhoU, with protein MTNQVKAPHIVKAFSEELEQLSADVAAMGGLAESLVSDALEAAATRDGDLAADVVARDVQVDAMQRDIEKKIIRLLALRHPIAQDLRVCIAALKIVSDLERVGDLAKSIARRVPTLNDSEPTAFAASVDRMGKLVLSHMHEVLDAYATGETARAVAVWERDDDVDEHYNALFRELVRAMTNEPSMIGPGAHLLFIAKNLERIGDHATNIAEVIHYLVTGRELASERPRGPRPEMSR; from the coding sequence ATGACCAACCAGGTCAAGGCGCCGCATATCGTCAAAGCGTTCTCTGAAGAGCTTGAACAGCTCTCGGCCGATGTCGCCGCCATGGGCGGGCTGGCCGAGAGTCTGGTGTCGGACGCGCTTGAAGCGGCCGCCACCCGTGACGGGGATCTCGCCGCGGACGTGGTCGCGCGCGATGTTCAGGTCGACGCCATGCAGCGTGACATCGAAAAGAAGATCATCCGGCTTCTCGCCCTGCGCCACCCCATCGCCCAGGATTTGCGGGTGTGCATCGCGGCGCTGAAGATCGTGTCCGATCTGGAGCGTGTGGGCGATCTGGCCAAGTCCATCGCCCGGCGCGTGCCCACGCTCAATGACAGCGAGCCGACCGCGTTCGCCGCCTCGGTGGACCGGATGGGCAAGCTGGTGCTGAGCCATATGCACGAAGTGCTCGACGCCTACGCCACCGGCGAAACCGCGCGCGCCGTGGCGGTCTGGGAGCGCGATGACGATGTGGACGAGCATTATAACGCGCTGTTCCGCGAGCTGGTGCGCGCCATGACCAATGAGCCGTCCATGATCGGACCCGGCGCGCATCTTCTGTTCATCGCCAAGAATCTGGAACGCATCGGCGACCACGCCACCAATATCGCCGAGGTGATCCACTATCTGGTGACCGGCCGTGAACTGGCGTCCGAGCGCCCGCGCGGACCGCGTCCTGAAATGTCTCGATAG
- the rpsF gene encoding 30S ribosomal protein S6, producing the protein MQKYEHVFIARPDVSPAQMETAIEEIKTLVEEKGGKVNKTEYWGLRTLAYRLNKSRKGHYGYIDMEAGNDVLDALEYRQRYAEDIMRYMTVKVDELNAEPTAVMRKGDDRKRREGGREGGRDGGRDGGRDGGFRGDRDGGRDGGFRGGDGGRDGGFRGDRR; encoded by the coding sequence ATGCAGAAGTACGAACACGTGTTCATCGCGCGCCCGGACGTGTCTCCGGCGCAGATGGAAACCGCGATCGAGGAAATCAAAACCCTCGTCGAGGAAAAGGGCGGCAAGGTCAACAAGACCGAATACTGGGGCCTGCGCACGCTGGCCTACCGCCTGAACAAGAGCCGCAAGGGCCATTACGGCTATATCGACATGGAAGCGGGCAATGATGTGCTCGACGCTCTGGAATACCGCCAGCGCTATGCCGAAGACATCATGCGCTACATGACCGTGAAGGTCGACGAGCTGAACGCCGAGCCCACCGCAGTGATGCGCAAGGGCGATGACCGCAAGCGCCGCGAAGGCGGGCGCGAGGGCGGACGTGACGGTGGACGCGATGGCGGCCGTGATGGCGGCTTCCGCGGCGACCGTGATGGCGGGCGCGATGGCGGCTTCCGCGGTGGCGATGGTGGCCGCGATGGCGGCTTCCGCGGCGACCGGCGCTAG
- a CDS encoding Rieske (2Fe-2S) protein produces the protein MSAQQSALTQRWLAVMPARALKAGAMDGRIIADQPVVIWRDEAGRACAVRDMCPHRGVPFSAGRLVEGGRELECPYHGWRFGADGRCAAIPSMVEGQQSDISRIRVRRYPVEERQGLIWIWIPEGPADAPVLPDAPDPDTGAPHIADAPDAAPVMAWRETLTILPGDSVSGGAPVMAHGILKLGLWELAYLTADAPAQPGQVERLRALWRRSGPPAAGLALMGRGTLAERMDAAMRGAAESVA, from the coding sequence ATGAGCGCGCAACAGTCAGCCCTGACACAGCGCTGGCTGGCGGTCATGCCGGCCCGGGCGCTCAAAGCCGGGGCCATGGACGGCCGCATCATCGCCGATCAGCCGGTGGTGATCTGGCGCGATGAGGCCGGGCGCGCCTGCGCGGTGCGTGACATGTGCCCCCATCGCGGCGTGCCGTTTTCCGCCGGGCGCCTGGTGGAGGGCGGGCGGGAGCTGGAATGCCCCTATCATGGCTGGCGCTTCGGCGCGGACGGGCGCTGCGCAGCCATTCCGTCCATGGTGGAGGGTCAGCAAAGCGATATCAGCCGCATCCGGGTGCGCCGTTATCCGGTGGAGGAGCGCCAGGGCCTGATCTGGATCTGGATTCCGGAAGGCCCCGCCGATGCGCCGGTCTTGCCCGACGCGCCCGACCCTGACACCGGCGCGCCGCACATCGCTGACGCGCCGGACGCGGCGCCGGTGATGGCATGGCGCGAGACGCTGACGATACTGCCGGGCGACAGCGTTTCGGGTGGGGCGCCGGTCATGGCGCACGGAATCCTCAAGCTGGGACTGTGGGAGTTGGCGTATCTGACTGCCGATGCGCCCGCGCAGCCTGGCCAGGTAGAGCGCCTGCGCGCGCTGTGGCGGCGGTCCGGCCCGCCTGCGGCGGGGCTGGCTCTGATGGGTCGGGGAACGCTGGCTGAGCGCATGGATGCGGCGATGCGGGGCGCAGCCGAGTCAGTGGCGTAG
- the pstA gene encoding phosphate ABC transporter permease PstA, which produces MNSPAPIRTAPIRTAVEARLARRHRSEQRFRFYGVAAITLAVAFLFLLVGSIIIQSVPAMTTWRLTLQVELERDLVDPRGDMSEASLRRGGYSTAIQNALRAQFPDMESRQELRELFGLYSAVNAARLLNRVVENPSLVGQTVAFTLPIDDGADLYLQGATVTESTRPGPAPLRIMRGDDRAVTLSADAPVFDAFVDDVRDVARARALELEQRADRAEAAMADTIDRDIRAIYESEARRARIQAEQLLERLDEGAAVVLDPQIPSLLIKAGGEVIRVTQISADRTGAEGETVISAAAPAGQVSDWTLWTLETPQAGRLISDRQIVMADALRERGLVTSGFNTELFTYADSREPEIAGVLGALIGSVLTMFVTMLLAVPIGVGAAIYLEEFAPKNRITDFIEVNINNLAAVPSIVFGLLGLAVFINTFGMPRSAPLVGGVVLALMTLPTVIISSRAALKAVPPSIREAALGVGASKMQAVFHHVLPLAAPGILTGSIIGLAQALGETAPLLMIGMVAFIADAPTLGLSGFTEPSTVMPVQIFLWSSAAERAFEARTAAAILVLLVLMVSLNAVAIYLRRRFERRW; this is translated from the coding sequence ATGAATAGCCCCGCCCCCATCCGCACGGCCCCGATCCGCACGGCGGTCGAGGCGCGTCTGGCGCGCCGGCACCGCTCCGAGCAGCGCTTCCGCTTCTATGGCGTCGCGGCGATCACGCTGGCTGTGGCCTTCCTGTTCCTGCTGGTGGGCTCGATCATCATCCAGTCAGTTCCCGCCATGACCACCTGGCGCCTGACGCTGCAGGTGGAGCTGGAACGCGATCTGGTCGATCCGCGCGGCGATATGAGCGAAGCCTCGCTGCGCCGGGGCGGGTACAGCACCGCGATCCAGAACGCCCTGCGGGCCCAGTTCCCGGACATGGAATCGCGCCAGGAGCTGCGCGAGCTGTTCGGGCTGTACAGCGCCGTGAACGCCGCGCGCCTGCTCAATCGCGTAGTGGAAAATCCGTCCCTGGTCGGTCAGACCGTCGCCTTCACCCTGCCCATTGATGACGGCGCGGACCTCTATCTGCAGGGCGCGACGGTGACTGAATCCACCCGGCCAGGCCCAGCGCCGCTGCGCATCATGCGCGGCGACGACCGCGCGGTGACCCTGTCGGCGGACGCGCCGGTGTTTGACGCCTTCGTGGATGACGTGCGTGACGTCGCCCGCGCCCGCGCCCTTGAGCTGGAACAGCGCGCAGACCGCGCCGAAGCGGCCATGGCCGACACCATCGATCGTGACATCCGCGCGATCTACGAATCCGAAGCGCGCCGCGCCCGGATTCAGGCCGAGCAGCTTCTCGAACGCCTGGATGAAGGCGCGGCGGTGGTGCTGGACCCGCAAATCCCAAGCCTGCTCATCAAGGCCGGCGGCGAGGTGATCCGCGTCACACAGATCAGCGCAGACCGCACCGGCGCTGAGGGCGAGACCGTGATCAGCGCCGCCGCGCCTGCCGGTCAGGTGAGTGACTGGACGCTGTGGACCCTGGAGACGCCGCAGGCGGGCCGGCTGATCAGCGACCGCCAGATCGTCATGGCCGACGCCCTGCGCGAACGCGGCCTGGTCACCAGTGGCTTCAACACCGAGCTGTTCACCTATGCCGACAGCCGCGAGCCGGAAATCGCCGGCGTGCTGGGCGCGCTGATCGGCTCGGTGCTGACCATGTTCGTCACCATGCTGCTGGCGGTGCCGATTGGCGTGGGCGCGGCGATCTATCTGGAAGAGTTCGCGCCGAAGAACCGCATCACCGATTTCATCGAGGTGAATATCAACAACCTCGCCGCCGTGCCCTCCATCGTGTTCGGCCTTCTGGGTCTGGCGGTGTTCATCAACACGTTCGGCATGCCGCGATCAGCGCCCCTGGTGGGCGGCGTGGTGCTGGCGCTGATGACCCTGCCCACGGTGATCATCTCCTCGCGCGCGGCGCTCAAAGCCGTGCCGCCGTCGATCCGCGAAGCCGCGCTGGGCGTGGGCGCGTCGAAGATGCAAGCCGTGTTCCACCATGTGCTGCCGCTGGCCGCGCCGGGCATTCTGACCGGTTCGATCATCGGTCTGGCCCAGGCGCTGGGCGAGACCGCGCCGCTTTTGATGATCGGCATGGTGGCCTTTATCGCCGACGCGCCCACGCTGGGCCTGTCAGGCTTTACCGAGCCGTCCACCGTGATGCCGGTGCAAATCTTCCTCTGGTCGTCGGCGGCCGAGCGCGCGTTTGAAGCGCGCACGGCGGCCGCGATCCTGGTCCTTCTGGTCCTGATGGTCAGTCTCAATGCGGTCGCGATCTATCTGCGCCGCCGGTTCGAACGCAGGTGGTAG
- a CDS encoding 3-hydroxybutyrate dehydrogenase has translation MTRVRVDLSGHSAVITGSTSGIGAALAEGLAANGCDIVLNGLGDAHEIEALRARLADTYKIRALYHPANMLHAHEIADLIGFAHRELGRLDILVNNAGIQHVARIEDFPADKWDAILAINLTSVFHASRHAIPLMTAQGRGRIVNIASAHALAASPFKSAYVAAKHGVMGLTKTIALEVAERGVTCNAINPGYVRTPLVDSQIADTARERGISEEAVVRDVMLHAQPTRQFVQYNELLGALLYLVSDDGASANGTSINVEGGWLAK, from the coding sequence ATGACCCGCGTGCGTGTTGATCTGTCCGGCCACAGCGCCGTCATCACCGGCTCCACCTCCGGCATCGGCGCGGCGCTGGCCGAAGGTCTCGCGGCCAATGGCTGCGACATCGTGCTGAACGGTCTGGGCGACGCCCATGAAATCGAAGCGCTGCGTGCGCGCCTGGCCGATACGTACAAGATCCGCGCGCTCTACCACCCCGCCAACATGCTGCACGCGCACGAGATCGCCGATCTGATCGGCTTTGCGCACAGAGAGCTCGGCCGTCTCGATATTTTGGTCAATAATGCCGGCATCCAGCATGTGGCCAGGATCGAGGACTTCCCCGCCGACAAGTGGGACGCGATCCTGGCGATCAATCTGACAAGCGTGTTTCACGCCAGCCGCCACGCCATTCCCTTGATGACCGCGCAGGGGCGCGGGCGGATCGTGAATATCGCCTCGGCCCACGCGCTGGCCGCCTCGCCGTTCAAATCGGCGTATGTGGCCGCCAAGCACGGCGTGATGGGCCTGACCAAGACCATCGCCCTGGAAGTGGCCGAGCGCGGCGTCACCTGCAACGCCATCAACCCGGGCTATGTGCGCACGCCGCTGGTGGACAGCCAGATCGCCGACACCGCCCGCGAGCGCGGCATCAGCGAAGAGGCGGTGGTCCGCGACGTCATGCTCCACGCCCAGCCGACCCGCCAGTTCGTGCAGTATAACGAGCTGCTCGGTGCGCTGCTCTATCTGGTGTCGGACGACGGCGCCAGCGCTAACGGAACCTCGATCAATGTCGAAGGTGGCTGGCTGGCGAAGTAA
- the rpsR gene encoding 30S ribosomal protein S18 translates to MTDMTVSNVPARRAFQRRRKVCPFSGEASPKIDYKDVKLLQRYMSERGKIVPARITAVSAKKQRELARAIKRARVLALLPYAVD, encoded by the coding sequence ATGACCGACATGACCGTATCCAACGTGCCTGCGCGCCGCGCCTTCCAGCGCCGCCGCAAGGTATGTCCGTTCTCCGGCGAGGCTTCGCCGAAGATCGATTACAAGGACGTGAAGCTGCTTCAGCGCTACATGTCCGAGCGCGGCAAGATCGTGCCCGCGCGCATCACGGCGGTGTCCGCCAAGAAGCAGCGTGAACTCGCCCGCGCCATCAAGCGCGCCCGCGTCCTCGCCCTTCTGCCGTACGCAGTCGATTAA
- the phoB gene encoding phosphate regulon transcriptional regulator PhoB, with translation MQPHVLVVEDEDALSELLQYNLKKEGFRVSVAADGEEALMLVEERQPDVVVLDWMLPKISGIEVCRRLRSRQESRNLPIIMLTARGEETDRIRGLDTGADDYIVKPFLMKELFARVRAVLRRIRPGLAEDTVQAGDITMDRVAHKVVRGGQDIHLGPTEFRLLDYFMQHPGRVFSREQLLDAVWGSDVYVETRTVDVHIGRLRKALNKVGGNDPIRTVRSAGYALNPEG, from the coding sequence ATGCAGCCGCATGTTCTGGTCGTCGAGGATGAGGACGCTCTGTCCGAACTCCTGCAGTATAATCTGAAGAAAGAGGGCTTCCGGGTCTCCGTCGCCGCCGATGGCGAAGAGGCTTTGATGCTGGTCGAAGAGCGCCAGCCCGATGTGGTGGTGCTCGACTGGATGCTGCCGAAAATCTCCGGCATCGAAGTGTGCCGCCGCCTGCGCAGCCGTCAGGAAAGCCGCAATCTGCCGATCATCATGCTGACAGCGCGCGGCGAGGAAACCGACCGGATCCGCGGTCTAGACACCGGCGCGGACGATTACATCGTCAAGCCGTTCCTGATGAAGGAATTGTTCGCCCGGGTGCGCGCGGTGCTGCGCCGCATCCGCCCGGGCCTGGCCGAAGATACCGTGCAGGCCGGCGACATCACCATGGACCGCGTGGCCCACAAGGTGGTGCGCGGCGGGCAGGACATTCATCTGGGCCCCACCGAATTCCGCCTGCTGGATTATTTCATGCAGCATCCGGGGCGGGTGTTCTCGCGCGAGCAATTGCTCGACGCGGTCTGGGGCTCGGATGTCTATGTGGAGACCCGCACCGTGGACGTGCATATCGGACGGCTGCGCAAGGCGCTCAACAAGGTGGGCGGAAACGATCCGATCCGCACGGTGCGCTCGGCCGGCTACGCACTGAACCCCGAGGGCTGA
- the pstC gene encoding phosphate ABC transporter permease subunit PstC, with translation MQISVILALTLLVLTAFGFLIGRRRALAARSGARDRLHSLPNYYGYYIALWTGGPALLVLAAYGAFGAGLVNTLAMTQLEREAAPLIAEFDRQLENDAAYLDLLAEAADAEADALEARDAISQARDTGLDPQDFQSALARQTTRLTEIGAQLEQRRSEIVRSVAARAPSSEAGIRARAGFEYWISPRERRQLFLADARAIAFGAGLASRNTPELRAAALAMRPVEDMFRFAAAGVVLALAVGGLAWARSRVKASFRARNRVESVISAMLMIASLIAILTTLGIVFSLLFESLRFFAAINWRLDHFLFGLQWSPQIAIRADQIGQSGAFGAVPLFAGTALITAIAMFVAVPVGLFSAIYMSEYATPRVRAVVKPVLEVLAGVPTVVYGFFALLTVGPFLRDFALFLGYEDAVTQSALSAGLVMGVMIIPFISSLSDDVINAVPQTLRDGAYAMGATKSEAIRHVVLPAALPGVVGAVLLGVSRAIGETMIVVMAAGQGANLTANPLESVTTITVQIVTLLTGDQEFDSSKTLAAFALGLVLFIMTLMLNIIALRVVQRFRERYE, from the coding sequence ATGCAGATTTCGGTCATCCTGGCGCTGACGCTGCTGGTTCTGACGGCGTTCGGTTTTCTGATCGGGCGGCGCCGGGCCCTCGCCGCGCGTTCCGGCGCCCGAGACCGGCTGCATTCGCTGCCCAATTACTATGGATATTACATCGCCCTGTGGACTGGCGGTCCGGCGCTGCTGGTGCTGGCGGCCTATGGCGCGTTTGGCGCCGGGCTGGTGAACACGCTGGCCATGACCCAGCTGGAGCGCGAGGCCGCGCCGCTGATCGCCGAGTTTGACCGCCAGCTTGAAAATGACGCGGCGTATCTGGATTTGCTGGCCGAGGCCGCCGACGCTGAGGCCGATGCGCTGGAGGCGCGCGACGCCATCAGCCAGGCGCGCGATACCGGCCTCGACCCGCAAGACTTTCAAAGCGCGCTGGCCCGCCAGACCACCCGCCTGACCGAGATCGGCGCGCAGCTGGAACAGCGCCGCAGCGAGATTGTTCGGTCGGTCGCGGCGCGCGCGCCGTCCAGCGAGGCGGGCATTCGCGCGCGCGCCGGGTTTGAGTACTGGATCAGTCCGCGCGAACGCCGCCAGCTTTTCCTGGCCGATGCCCGCGCCATCGCGTTCGGGGCAGGGCTGGCCAGCCGCAACACGCCGGAACTGCGCGCCGCGGCGCTGGCCATGCGCCCGGTGGAAGACATGTTCCGCTTCGCCGCGGCCGGCGTGGTGCTGGCGCTGGCGGTCGGCGGGCTGGCCTGGGCGCGCTCGCGGGTGAAGGCGTCCTTCCGGGCGCGCAACCGCGTGGAATCGGTGATCAGCGCGATGCTGATGATCGCCTCGCTGATCGCCATCCTGACCACGCTGGGCATCGTGTTCTCGCTTTTGTTTGAATCGCTGCGCTTTTTCGCCGCCATCAACTGGCGCCTGGATCATTTCCTGTTCGGCCTGCAGTGGAGCCCGCAGATCGCCATCCGCGCCGACCAGATCGGCCAGTCGGGCGCGTTCGGGGCCGTGCCGCTGTTCGCCGGCACGGCGCTGATCACCGCCATCGCGATGTTTGTCGCCGTGCCGGTGGGTCTGTTTTCAGCCATCTACATGTCCGAATACGCCACGCCGCGCGTGCGCGCCGTGGTCAAGCCGGTCCTTGAGGTGCTCGCGGGCGTGCCCACCGTGGTCTACGGCTTCTTCGCGCTTTTGACGGTCGGGCCGTTCCTGCGCGATTTCGCGCTGTTCCTGGGCTATGAAGACGCCGTCACCCAGAGCGCGCTGTCGGCGGGCCTCGTGATGGGGGTGATGATCATCCCGTTCATTTCGTCGCTGTCGGATGACGTGATCAACGCCGTGCCGCAAACCTTGCGCGACGGCGCCTACGCCATGGGCGCCACCAAGTCCGAAGCGATCCGCCATGTGGTGCTGCCCGCCGCCCTGCCGGGCGTGGTGGGCGCGGTGCTGCTGGGCGTGTCGCGCGCCATCGGCGAGACCATGATCGTCGTGATGGCCGCCGGTCAGGGCGCCAATCTGACCGCGAACCCGCTGGAATCGGTGACCACCATCACCGTGCAGATCGTCACCCTGCTCACCGGCGACCAGGAGTTTGACAGCTCCAAGACCCTGGCCGCGTTCGCGCTGGGCCTGGTGCTGTTCATCATGACCTTGATGCTCAACATCATCGCGCTGCGCGTGGTGCAACGCTTCCGGGAACGCTATGAATAG
- the rplI gene encoding 50S ribosomal protein L9: MQVVLLERVEKLGAIGDVVAVKPGFARNFLLPQGKALRATAANMERFEREREVLVKLNEERAAKARDSGSHLDGASFVLIRQASESGQLYGSVSTRDIADAATSDALTVTRGMVDLKAPIKALGLHDVRVMLHPEVSVTITINVARTADEAERQAKGEDVIASAAEEDRALADAQAAVLMESGVEGQDDDRDDEPSDDAEDEDQA; this comes from the coding sequence ATGCAAGTCGTACTTCTCGAGCGTGTTGAAAAGCTGGGCGCCATCGGCGACGTCGTCGCCGTCAAGCCGGGCTTCGCACGCAATTTCCTCCTGCCCCAGGGCAAGGCCCTGCGGGCGACCGCAGCCAATATGGAACGCTTCGAGCGCGAGCGCGAAGTTCTGGTCAAGCTGAATGAAGAGCGCGCCGCCAAGGCCCGCGATTCCGGTTCGCACCTGGACGGCGCCAGCTTCGTCCTGATCCGTCAGGCGTCCGAGAGCGGCCAGCTCTACGGTTCGGTGTCCACCCGTGACATCGCCGATGCGGCCACCTCCGACGCCCTGACCGTCACGCGCGGCATGGTGGACCTGAAAGCCCCGATCAAGGCGCTGGGCCTGCACGACGTGCGCGTCATGCTGCACCCGGAGGTCTCGGTGACCATCACGATCAACGTGGCGCGCACCGCCGACGAAGCCGAGCGTCAGGCCAAGGGCGAAGACGTCATCGCCTCCGCGGCCGAAGAAGACCGCGCCCTGGCGGACGCCCAGGCCGCCGTGCTGATGGAGTCGGGCGTTGAAGGTCAGGATGATGACCGCGACGACGAGCCGTCGGACGACGCCGAAGACGAGGACCAGGCCTGA
- a CDS encoding type II toxin-antitoxin system prevent-host-death family antitoxin has product MRTFTAADAKNRFGELLDAARREPVSIERHGRPVAVMISQEEYAAYADAYDALLRDRIKQAEDDIRQGDVVDGETFFSALRARLNRGAA; this is encoded by the coding sequence ATGCGCACCTTCACCGCCGCCGACGCCAAGAACCGGTTCGGGGAATTGCTGGACGCAGCCCGGCGCGAACCGGTGAGCATTGAGCGCCATGGCCGGCCTGTGGCGGTGATGATCTCTCAGGAGGAGTATGCGGCTTACGCCGACGCTTATGATGCGCTGCTGCGCGACCGGATCAAACAGGCCGAGGACGACATCCGGCAAGGTGATGTGGTCGACGGAGAGACATTCTTCTCAGCCTTGAGAGCGCGGCTGAACCGTGGCGCGGCTTGA
- the pstB gene encoding phosphate ABC transporter ATP-binding protein PstB: protein MDIKVAARDLSVRYGGALALDRVRIDMPDRAVTACIGPSGCGKSTFLRCINRMNDTIDTARVSGSIQIDGEEINDRSIDPVLLRARVGMVFQKPNPFPKTIFENVAYGPRIHGLAANKDELAAIVETSLTKAGLWKEVADRLHQPGTSLSGGQQQRLVIARAIAVNPEVILMDEPCSALDPIATARIEELIDELRENYALIIVTHSMAQAARVSQMTAFFHLGALVEYGPTEEIFTNPRDQRTQDYITGRFG from the coding sequence ATGGATATCAAGGTCGCCGCGCGTGATCTGTCGGTGCGCTATGGCGGCGCTCTGGCGCTGGACCGGGTGCGCATCGACATGCCCGACCGGGCGGTGACGGCGTGCATCGGCCCGTCGGGCTGCGGCAAGTCCACCTTCCTGCGCTGTATCAACCGGATGAACGACACCATCGACACGGCGCGCGTGAGCGGCTCGATCCAGATCGATGGCGAGGAGATCAATGATCGCTCCATCGACCCGGTGCTGCTGCGCGCCCGGGTCGGCATGGTGTTCCAGAAGCCCAACCCGTTCCCGAAAACGATTTTCGAGAATGTGGCCTATGGCCCGCGCATCCACGGCCTGGCCGCCAACAAGGACGAGCTGGCCGCCATTGTGGAGACCAGCCTGACCAAGGCCGGCCTGTGGAAGGAAGTCGCCGACCGACTGCACCAACCGGGCACGTCTCTGTCGGGCGGTCAGCAGCAGCGCCTGGTGATTGCGCGCGCCATTGCGGTGAACCCCGAAGTCATCCTGATGGACGAGCCGTGCTCGGCGCTCGACCCCATCGCCACCGCGCGCATCGAGGAGCTGATCGACGAGCTGCGCGAGAATTACGCCCTGATCATCGTCACCCACTCCATGGCCCAGGCCGCGCGGGTGTCGCAGATGACCGCCTTCTTCCACCTCGGCGCGCTCGTGGAGTACGGGCCCACCGAGGAGATTTTCACCAACCCGCGTGACCAGCGCACGCAGGACTACATCACGGGACGCTTCGGCTAG